The following are encoded together in the Falsiruegeria litorea R37 genome:
- a CDS encoding quaternary amine ABC transporter ATP-binding protein, translating into MTNANTPAIACQDLWQVFGPGAEKALTDALARSGNDADAAAKILRDAGYVPAVQDANFDVKEGELFVIMGLSGSGKSTLIRCISQLLDGTGGQIRIHGEDIMTASKQRLIELRRKKLGMVFQHFGLFPHMTVLDNVAYPLRVQGVSRKERLKKAAEVIELVGLEGREDRYPRELSGGQRQRVGIARSLVADCEVWFLDEPFSALDPLIRRQLQDEFLEIQAKLKTTIVFITHDINEALKLADRIAIMRDGKIVQIGTPTDIVLNPVDDYVREFSKDVAKGQHARVASVMHQGTEGVGPDDPGLRTDMTLDAALAHCMELYEPVPVRDKDGNLVGMVNPADLAAALQVEEA; encoded by the coding sequence GTGACCAACGCAAACACGCCGGCCATCGCCTGCCAGGATCTCTGGCAGGTGTTTGGCCCCGGCGCTGAAAAGGCCCTGACCGACGCTTTGGCTCGGTCAGGGAATGACGCAGACGCCGCCGCCAAGATCTTGCGCGATGCCGGGTATGTTCCCGCCGTGCAGGACGCCAATTTCGACGTCAAAGAGGGCGAACTTTTTGTCATCATGGGCCTTTCGGGCTCGGGCAAATCGACCCTGATCCGCTGCATCTCGCAACTGCTGGATGGCACTGGCGGACAAATCCGCATCCACGGCGAAGACATCATGACTGCCAGCAAGCAGCGGCTGATCGAGCTGCGGCGCAAGAAGCTGGGCATGGTGTTCCAGCATTTTGGCCTGTTTCCGCATATGACCGTGCTGGACAATGTGGCCTATCCCCTGCGCGTGCAGGGTGTATCCCGCAAGGAGCGGCTGAAGAAAGCCGCAGAAGTCATCGAACTGGTTGGCCTTGAGGGGCGCGAAGATCGCTATCCGCGCGAACTGTCAGGCGGACAGCGGCAGCGTGTTGGCATTGCCCGCTCGCTGGTGGCCGACTGTGAGGTCTGGTTCCTGGACGAACCGTTCTCGGCCCTTGATCCGCTGATCCGGCGGCAGTTGCAGGACGAGTTCCTGGAGATCCAGGCCAAGCTCAAAACAACCATCGTGTTCATCACACATGACATCAACGAAGCCCTGAAACTCGCTGATCGCATTGCAATTATGCGAGATGGCAAGATCGTGCAGATCGGCACGCCGACCGACATCGTGCTGAACCCGGTCGATGATTATGTGCGCGAGTTCTCCAAGGACGTGGCCAAGGGCCAGCACGCCCGCGTGGCATCCGTCATGCATCAAGGTACGGAAGGCGTCGGCCCGGATGATCCTGGCCTGCGCACGGATATGACGCTGGACGCGGCCCTTGCCCATTGCATGGAGCTCTATGAGCCCGTGCCGGTGCGCGACAAGGACGGCAACCTGGTGGGCATGGTGAACCCGGCTGATCTGGCGGCCGCCCTTCAGGTGGAAGAGGCATGA